Proteins from one Arthrobacter sp. DNA4 genomic window:
- a CDS encoding LysR family transcriptional regulator — MHTRGRPPVDSRRLPSPDDLLILLTVARLGRFNAVAETLGTTHTTISRRILALDKQLGGRTLERSPHGWELTKLGAAAVEAAEAIESTLGSLSGLISQDQSALAGLVRVATTDGVGAVFVTPSLVRLQQQNPQLNIEMLSATRKVSQNRSGVDLEIVVGRADVSTAQTIFLSNYYLRLYASPAYAAQHGLPETLDDVGQHAFVSYVESALQVAELGPRWSSQLPTPRTSFQATSVFAQVEAVRQGAGIGLLPNFMVGDREDFVPVLPGDFERQLPIWAVARPESLRSARVQAVIAALKDEVKERSLLLAG; from the coding sequence ATGCACACAAGAGGAAGGCCGCCCGTGGATTCGAGACGGTTGCCCAGCCCCGACGACCTGCTCATCCTGCTGACCGTGGCGCGCCTGGGCCGGTTCAATGCGGTGGCCGAGACCCTGGGAACCACCCACACCACCATTTCCCGCCGGATCCTCGCCCTGGACAAACAGTTGGGCGGGCGCACCCTGGAGCGCAGCCCGCACGGCTGGGAGTTGACGAAGCTTGGGGCGGCCGCGGTGGAGGCGGCGGAGGCGATCGAAAGCACGCTTGGCTCGTTGTCGGGCCTGATCAGCCAGGACCAGAGTGCCCTTGCCGGCCTGGTCCGGGTCGCCACCACCGACGGAGTGGGAGCCGTGTTCGTCACCCCGTCGCTGGTGCGGCTCCAGCAGCAGAACCCGCAGCTGAATATTGAAATGCTGAGTGCCACCCGGAAAGTCAGCCAGAACCGGTCAGGGGTGGACCTGGAGATCGTAGTGGGCCGGGCCGACGTCAGCACAGCCCAGACCATCTTCCTGAGCAACTACTACCTGCGCCTCTACGCCAGCCCCGCCTATGCGGCGCAGCACGGGCTGCCGGAAACGCTCGACGACGTGGGGCAGCACGCGTTTGTCTCTTACGTGGAGTCTGCGCTCCAGGTGGCGGAGCTTGGGCCCCGCTGGTCATCGCAGCTTCCGACGCCCAGGACAAGCTTCCAGGCCACGAGCGTGTTCGCCCAGGTCGAGGCAGTGCGCCAGGGCGCCGGAATTGGGCTGCTTCCGAACTTCATGGTGGGAGACCGTGAAGATTTCGTCCCCGTGCTGCCAGGTGATTTTGAGCGCCAGCTGCCCATCTGGGCTGTTGCAAGGCCGGAGTCGCTTCGGTCAGCTCGGGTGCAGGCCGTGATCGCGGCCCTGAAGGACGAGGTGAAGGAGCGCTCGTTGCTGCTCGCCGGGTGA
- the mmsB gene encoding 3-hydroxyisobutyrate dehydrogenase: MAVIGWIGLGNMGGHMSVNLVKAGHDVRGFDLNPAALAAAEAGGVKRAASIAEAVDGADAVFTMLPKGEHARAVYLGEDGVLKHADTRTLLIDSSTIDIASAQELHDAAAAAGFRFVDAPVSGGMSGAEAGTLTFMVGGEEGAVKDASGYIGPMSGNIIPTGGPTTGQAAKICNNLMLFINLASTAEGAVLADRLGLDKQVFWNIASVSSGDSWALRTWYPVPGVVPTAASNNDFAPTFTTELANKDIGLAISAAEDTGTPLEIGKHVQQLFQRLIDAGDAGKDCSMIIKLVDGSLQPADRMPSN, encoded by the coding sequence ATGGCAGTTATCGGATGGATTGGCCTGGGCAACATGGGCGGCCACATGTCGGTGAACCTGGTGAAGGCCGGGCACGATGTGCGCGGCTTCGACCTCAACCCCGCGGCACTGGCAGCCGCCGAAGCAGGTGGCGTCAAGCGCGCAGCCAGCATCGCCGAAGCGGTGGACGGCGCTGACGCCGTGTTCACCATGCTGCCCAAGGGCGAACACGCCCGCGCCGTATACCTCGGGGAGGACGGCGTGCTGAAGCACGCGGATACCCGCACGCTGCTCATCGACTCCTCCACCATCGACATCGCCTCCGCGCAGGAACTGCACGACGCCGCTGCTGCCGCCGGCTTCCGCTTCGTGGACGCCCCGGTGTCCGGCGGAATGAGCGGCGCCGAGGCCGGAACCCTGACCTTCATGGTGGGCGGCGAAGAGGGTGCCGTCAAAGACGCCTCGGGCTACATCGGGCCCATGTCCGGAAACATCATTCCCACGGGTGGCCCCACCACGGGCCAGGCGGCCAAGATCTGCAACAACCTGATGCTTTTCATCAACCTCGCCTCCACCGCGGAGGGTGCGGTCCTGGCTGACCGGCTGGGCCTGGACAAGCAGGTTTTCTGGAACATCGCCTCGGTCTCGTCGGGGGATTCCTGGGCCCTGCGGACCTGGTATCCGGTGCCCGGGGTGGTTCCCACCGCGGCCTCCAACAACGACTTCGCACCCACGTTCACCACCGAACTCGCGAACAAGGACATCGGCCTGGCCATCAGCGCCGCCGAGGACACCGGCACGCCGCTGGAGATTGGCAAACACGTCCAGCAGCTCTTCCAGCGGCTCATCGACGCCGGTGACGCGGGCAAGGACTGCTCCATGATCATCAAGCTCGTGGACGGTTCCCTCCAGCCCGCCGACCGGATGCCGTCCAACTAA
- a CDS encoding CoA-acylating methylmalonate-semialdehyde dehydrogenase, whose protein sequence is METIPHYINGARVTDADRFGPVFNPATGQQEKQVALASTARTEEAIAAARAALPAWRATSLAKRTTIFFKVREILTERKSELAAILTSEHGKVLSDAEGEIARGLENIDFATGLSHMLKGERSEQVSSGIDVHSVRQPVGVVACITPFNFPAMVPLWMIGSALACGNTVLLKPSEKDPSAAVFIAEAFAEAGLPAGVLNVVQGDKEAVDVLLEHPDVKAVSFVGSTPVAQSIYKRAAEHGKRVQALGGAKNHMVVLPDADLDMAADAAVSAAYGSAGERCMAVSVLVAVGNIADDLVKAISSRMADLKIGAGTDPASQMGPLITAEHRDRVASYVSGAEGEGATVVVDGRSQQFDSNGFFIGVSLVDHVKPGMKVYDDEIFGPVLSVVRVDTYSDAVQLVNDNQFGNGTAIFTRDGGVARQFEFDVEAGMVGVNVPIPVPVGTFSFGGWKNSLFGDTHMYGPDSIRFYTRGKVVTTRWPDPSTSVIDLGFPQVD, encoded by the coding sequence TTGGAAACCATTCCGCACTACATCAACGGCGCCCGCGTCACCGATGCCGACCGCTTCGGTCCGGTCTTCAACCCCGCCACCGGCCAGCAGGAAAAGCAGGTGGCGCTCGCCTCAACGGCACGGACAGAAGAAGCCATTGCCGCAGCCCGCGCCGCGCTGCCGGCGTGGCGGGCCACCAGCCTGGCCAAGCGCACCACCATCTTCTTCAAGGTCCGCGAGATCCTCACCGAACGAAAGTCCGAGCTCGCCGCCATCCTCACCAGCGAGCACGGCAAGGTCCTCTCCGACGCCGAAGGTGAAATTGCCCGCGGCCTGGAGAACATCGACTTCGCCACGGGCCTGTCCCACATGCTCAAGGGTGAGCGCTCGGAGCAGGTCTCCAGCGGCATCGACGTGCACTCCGTCCGCCAGCCGGTGGGCGTGGTGGCGTGCATTACCCCGTTCAACTTCCCGGCCATGGTGCCGTTGTGGATGATCGGCAGCGCCCTGGCGTGCGGCAACACGGTGCTCCTGAAGCCCAGCGAGAAGGATCCATCGGCGGCCGTCTTCATCGCAGAGGCCTTCGCCGAGGCGGGCTTGCCCGCCGGGGTCCTGAACGTGGTCCAGGGGGACAAGGAAGCCGTCGACGTCCTGCTGGAGCACCCTGACGTGAAGGCAGTCAGCTTCGTCGGCTCCACCCCCGTGGCCCAGTCCATCTACAAGCGGGCAGCTGAGCACGGCAAGCGGGTGCAGGCCCTGGGCGGCGCGAAGAACCACATGGTGGTGCTTCCCGACGCCGACCTGGACATGGCTGCCGACGCGGCGGTTTCCGCCGCCTACGGTTCCGCCGGTGAACGCTGCATGGCAGTGAGCGTCCTGGTGGCCGTGGGCAACATTGCCGACGACCTGGTGAAGGCGATATCCAGCCGCATGGCGGACCTGAAGATCGGTGCGGGAACCGACCCCGCCTCACAGATGGGCCCCTTGATCACCGCGGAGCACCGGGACCGGGTGGCATCCTACGTTTCAGGTGCCGAAGGCGAAGGGGCCACCGTGGTGGTGGACGGCCGCTCCCAGCAGTTCGATTCCAACGGGTTCTTTATCGGCGTCAGCCTGGTGGACCACGTCAAGCCGGGCATGAAGGTGTACGACGACGAGATCTTCGGCCCGGTCCTGTCCGTGGTCCGCGTCGACACCTACAGCGACGCGGTGCAGTTGGTCAATGACAACCAGTTCGGCAACGGAACGGCCATCTTCACCCGCGACGGCGGGGTGGCGAGGCAGTTCGAGTTCGACGTCGAGGCAGGCATGGTGGGCGTCAACGTCCCCATCCCGGTCCCGGTAGGAACGTTCTCGTTCGGCGGCTGGAAGAACTCGCTGTTCGGCGACACCCACATGTACGGTCCCGACAGCATCCGGTTCTACACCCGCGGCAAAGTAGTGACCACCCGCTGGCCGGACCCCTCAACCTCGGTGATCGACCTGGGCTTCCCGCAAGTGGACTAG
- a CDS encoding SGNH/GDSL hydrolase family protein produces the protein MTDASAIQTPPAHSGSHPWTRYVAMGDSFTEGIGDPEPSSPGGHRGWADRVAEELGRTQPDFAYANLAVRGRLLQQIVDQQLAPALELKPDLVTLSAGGNDLIRPGGDPDALAEKLDSVVQILSMGGATVVLFNGPDTGSSVLGRIRSKVAIYNENLRTVAARHDAVIADMWSLRQLSDPQMWDQDRLHFSPLGHHTIAAMVLDALNVQHSLEPLQPKPLPPRTWREARSGDFVWAREYFVPWVLRRLRRQSSGDGVMAKRPTPGPIFGPGVPLGSGEGPLGTSEPSRR, from the coding sequence GTGACTGACGCAAGTGCCATCCAGACCCCGCCCGCCCACTCCGGATCCCACCCCTGGACCCGGTATGTGGCGATGGGCGATTCCTTCACCGAGGGCATCGGCGACCCCGAACCCTCGAGCCCCGGCGGACACCGCGGCTGGGCCGACCGCGTTGCAGAAGAGCTGGGCCGCACCCAGCCGGATTTCGCGTACGCCAACCTTGCCGTCCGCGGCAGGCTGCTGCAGCAGATCGTGGACCAGCAGCTGGCCCCGGCCCTGGAGCTGAAACCGGACCTGGTCACCCTGTCCGCCGGCGGGAACGACCTCATCCGCCCCGGCGGCGACCCTGACGCGCTGGCCGAGAAACTCGATTCCGTGGTCCAGATCCTGTCCATGGGCGGCGCCACGGTGGTGCTGTTCAACGGGCCGGACACAGGCTCCTCGGTGCTGGGCAGGATCCGCAGCAAGGTGGCCATTTACAACGAGAACCTGCGGACGGTGGCAGCCCGCCATGACGCAGTCATCGCGGACATGTGGTCGCTGCGGCAGCTGAGCGACCCGCAAATGTGGGACCAGGACCGCCTGCACTTCTCCCCCTTGGGGCACCACACCATTGCCGCCATGGTGCTGGACGCGCTGAACGTGCAGCATTCGCTGGAACCGCTTCAGCCCAAGCCGCTGCCGCCGCGCACGTGGCGGGAGGCCCGGAGCGGGGACTTCGTGTGGGCGCGCGAATACTTTGTCCCGTGGGTGCTGCGCCGGCTGCGGCGCCAGTCCTCGGGTGACGGCGTCATGGCCAAGCGTCCGACGCCGGGTCCCATCTTTGGCCCGGGCGTCCCGCTGGGTTCCGGCGAGGGTCCGCTCGGAACTTCTGAGCCCAGCCGCCGCTAA
- a CDS encoding alpha/beta hydrolase, producing MTDAEVFPAPVVLWSHPEDQRAGKPLLVLLHGYGANEQDLLSLADLLPGDFAVASLRAPIAMGPGFTWFPLTASIEYSLERVKKASAYALEWIDTIRVGHPSVTLLGFSMGMAMATTLLRQRPTDFAAVVGLSGFVVDAAGDPTFKDAELDGTVPMFWGRDQQDPVITQDKVEFTMGWVRKHVKLTKVLYTGMWHGINQQEIGHVGEFLTHEVLNK from the coding sequence ATGACTGACGCCGAAGTATTTCCTGCCCCCGTTGTCCTGTGGTCCCATCCGGAAGACCAGCGCGCCGGCAAGCCGCTGCTGGTGCTGCTCCACGGCTACGGCGCCAACGAGCAGGACCTGCTCAGCCTGGCCGACCTGCTGCCCGGGGACTTCGCCGTCGCCTCGCTGCGGGCGCCCATTGCCATGGGCCCCGGCTTTACCTGGTTCCCGCTGACGGCCTCGATCGAATACTCCCTGGAACGGGTCAAGAAGGCTTCGGCCTACGCGCTGGAGTGGATCGACACCATCCGCGTGGGCCACCCGTCGGTGACCCTGCTCGGCTTCTCCATGGGCATGGCGATGGCCACCACGCTCCTCCGCCAGCGGCCCACGGACTTCGCCGCCGTCGTCGGACTGTCAGGTTTCGTGGTGGACGCCGCCGGCGACCCCACCTTCAAGGACGCGGAGCTGGACGGAACCGTGCCCATGTTCTGGGGCCGGGACCAGCAGGACCCCGTGATCACCCAGGACAAGGTCGAGTTCACCATGGGCTGGGTGCGCAAGCACGTCAAGCTCACCAAGGTGCTGTACACCGGCATGTGGCACGGCATCAACCAGCAGGAGATCGGGCACGTGGGCGAGTTCCTCACCCACGAAGTGCTGAACAAATAG
- a CDS encoding RNA-binding S4 domain-containing protein, which yields MSNPIEDVPIRDSMIRLGQLLKLANLVEDGVEAAELIKNGLVKVNGGIDDRRGRQLHNGDTVTVNGQSVRVVAPEA from the coding sequence ATGAGCAACCCCATTGAGGACGTCCCCATCCGCGACAGCATGATCCGGCTCGGCCAGCTGCTGAAGCTCGCCAACCTCGTTGAGGACGGGGTGGAGGCGGCGGAACTCATCAAGAACGGGCTGGTCAAGGTCAACGGCGGGATCGATGACCGCCGCGGCCGCCAGCTGCACAACGGAGACACCGTCACGGTCAACGGCCAGAGCGTCCGGGTAGTCGCGCCGGAGGCCTGA
- a CDS encoding glycine--tRNA ligase produces MAAKSVLDQVISLSKRRGFVFQAGEIYGGSRSAWDYGPLGAELKENIKRQWWQSVVRGREDVVGLDSSVILPRQVWEASGHVEVFSDPLVECLSCHKRYRADHLEEEYEEKKGRPAENGLKDIACANCGTRGQWTEPQEFSGLLKTYLGPVASEEGLHYLRPETAQGIFVNFNNVLTTSRKKPPFGIGQIGKSFRNEITPGNFIFRTREFEQMEMEFFVEPGTDEEWHQYWMKERMAWYTGLGIREENLRFYEHPKEKLSHYSKGTTDIEYRFGFQGSEWGELEGIANRTDFDLSTHAKASGTDLSYFNQATNERYTPYVIEPAAGLTRSFMAFLVDAYTEDEAPNAKGGVDVRTVLKLDPRLAPVKAAVLPLSRNEDLSPKAKALGAQLRKNWNIDFDDAGAIGRRYRRQDEIGTPFCITVDFDTLEDQAVTIRERDTMSQERVSLDKVEGYLAARLVGA; encoded by the coding sequence ATGGCAGCAAAATCCGTCCTCGACCAGGTCATTTCCCTCTCCAAGCGGAGGGGCTTCGTGTTCCAGGCCGGTGAGATCTACGGCGGTTCACGCTCTGCCTGGGATTACGGCCCCCTCGGTGCCGAGCTGAAGGAAAACATCAAGCGCCAGTGGTGGCAGTCCGTGGTCCGCGGCCGCGAGGACGTGGTGGGCCTGGACTCCTCCGTGATCCTGCCCCGCCAGGTATGGGAAGCCTCCGGCCACGTGGAAGTGTTCTCCGACCCCCTGGTGGAATGCCTCTCCTGCCACAAGCGCTACCGGGCCGACCACCTCGAGGAAGAATACGAGGAAAAGAAGGGCCGGCCTGCCGAGAATGGCCTGAAGGACATTGCCTGCGCCAACTGCGGCACCCGCGGCCAGTGGACCGAACCGCAGGAGTTCTCCGGCCTGCTCAAGACCTACCTGGGGCCGGTGGCCAGCGAGGAGGGCCTGCACTACCTGCGCCCCGAAACCGCGCAGGGCATCTTCGTGAACTTCAACAACGTGCTCACCACCTCGCGGAAGAAGCCGCCGTTCGGCATCGGCCAGATCGGCAAGTCCTTCCGCAACGAGATCACGCCCGGAAACTTCATTTTCCGCACCCGCGAGTTCGAGCAGATGGAGATGGAGTTCTTCGTCGAGCCCGGCACCGATGAGGAATGGCACCAGTACTGGATGAAGGAGCGCATGGCCTGGTACACCGGCCTGGGCATCCGCGAGGAGAACCTGCGGTTCTACGAGCACCCCAAGGAAAAGCTGAGCCACTACTCCAAGGGCACCACGGACATCGAGTACCGCTTCGGTTTCCAGGGCTCGGAGTGGGGCGAGCTGGAAGGCATCGCCAACCGCACCGACTTCGACCTCTCCACCCACGCCAAGGCCTCCGGCACGGACCTGAGCTACTTCAACCAGGCCACCAACGAGCGCTACACCCCGTACGTCATCGAGCCCGCGGCCGGCCTGACCCGTTCCTTCATGGCGTTCCTGGTGGATGCCTACACCGAGGACGAGGCCCCCAACGCCAAGGGCGGCGTGGACGTGCGCACGGTGCTGAAGCTTGACCCGCGCCTGGCGCCGGTCAAGGCCGCCGTGCTGCCGCTAAGCCGCAACGAGGACCTGTCCCCGAAGGCCAAGGCCCTGGGCGCGCAGCTGCGGAAGAACTGGAACATCGACTTCGACGACGCCGGCGCAATCGGCCGCCGCTACCGCCGCCAGGACGAGATCGGAACCCCGTTCTGCATCACCGTTGACTTCGATACCCTCGAGGACCAGGCCGTCACCATCCGCGAGCGGGACACCATGAGCCAGGAACGCGTCTCCCTGGACAAGGTGGAAGGCTACCTGGCCGCACGGCTGGTCGGCGCCTGA
- a CDS encoding GNAT family N-acetyltransferase — protein sequence MAIEYREWRDGDDLALLEIWGGPETAQARQFRGALAVSSNGGNGTPWRRCIVAEDVVDGVGIPVAAGVVYEASLHPERLWTYVEVARDHRRNGIGATLLAMLRREAGHAPSGVSKLRAKVEPGSPGAAFAEAAGLAPIQRSRLVIVEPGALRLPVFPDKDHGGRPIDGENAGSDIVMDLATGSVELTDVVGRYYTSIHGWDSPGVLSVGQVQKLFLDELTGAHGAIVLRAQPESAFGQGVSPSKKGRIRAFAVSYAAPAGPDDAPHTDGAGSAGQETPTDVFVGHEPSLAADDAAEAVRDMLALIAYQHPVMLELDDSMTALRAAVEPLLESGKARLAAAEILVVSD from the coding sequence ATGGCCATCGAATACCGCGAATGGCGGGACGGCGACGACCTTGCCCTGCTGGAAATCTGGGGCGGTCCGGAGACCGCCCAGGCCCGCCAGTTCCGCGGCGCCCTCGCCGTGTCTTCCAACGGCGGGAACGGCACCCCGTGGCGCCGCTGCATTGTGGCCGAGGACGTTGTTGACGGCGTCGGCATCCCCGTCGCAGCCGGCGTCGTCTATGAAGCCTCCCTGCACCCGGAACGCCTGTGGACGTACGTTGAAGTGGCGCGGGACCACCGCCGCAACGGCATCGGTGCCACCCTCCTCGCCATGCTGCGGCGCGAGGCCGGCCACGCGCCGTCGGGCGTTTCCAAGCTCCGCGCCAAGGTGGAACCGGGAAGCCCCGGTGCTGCGTTCGCCGAAGCCGCCGGGCTGGCACCCATCCAGCGTTCCCGGCTGGTCATCGTGGAGCCGGGAGCCCTGCGGCTGCCCGTTTTCCCGGACAAGGACCACGGCGGCCGCCCCATCGACGGTGAGAACGCCGGTTCCGACATCGTCATGGACCTGGCCACCGGCTCGGTGGAACTGACTGACGTGGTGGGCCGCTACTACACCTCCATCCACGGCTGGGACTCCCCGGGGGTCCTCTCCGTGGGCCAGGTGCAGAAGCTGTTCCTGGACGAGCTCACCGGTGCGCACGGTGCCATCGTGCTCCGCGCCCAGCCGGAATCCGCGTTCGGCCAGGGGGTGTCGCCGAGCAAGAAGGGGCGCATCCGGGCGTTCGCGGTCAGCTACGCCGCTCCCGCCGGGCCTGACGACGCACCCCATACAGACGGCGCCGGGAGCGCAGGCCAGGAGACGCCCACGGACGTCTTCGTCGGCCACGAGCCCTCGCTTGCCGCGGACGACGCTGCCGAGGCGGTACGGGACATGCTCGCCCTGATTGCCTACCAGCACCCGGTCATGCTGGAACTGGACGATTCCATGACGGCCCTGCGCGCCGCCGTCGAGCCTCTCCTGGAGAGCGGCAAAGCCCGGCTGGCGGCCGCCGAGATCCTGGTGGTCTCCGACTAG
- a CDS encoding 1-acyl-sn-glycerol-3-phosphate acyltransferase has product MPWRPPANDRFYRLIVRTGQFLRWALQLDIQATGLEHLPAQGPDRGPSRMAVRGDGAVFAVTHFGYVDFAVVELLLWRRARAQLRFLVHQGAADHWLAGPAISASGHVVVGYTGRADAYAAAVARLREGEYLAVFPEAGVSRSFTVRECRTGAVRMAAEAGVPVIPVSIWGAHRILTRGHGFSFRRSWRAPVRVHVDAPVVFPAGVDVEAATEALRGTLQAGIDRCIADFPLRPEPGAWWMPARLGGGAPTDAERQLLDAADAAAGRRRAPRTK; this is encoded by the coding sequence GTGCCCTGGCGTCCCCCGGCCAACGACCGCTTCTACCGCCTGATCGTCCGCACGGGCCAGTTCCTGCGCTGGGCCCTGCAACTGGACATTCAAGCCACCGGGCTGGAGCACCTGCCAGCACAGGGACCGGACCGCGGTCCCTCCCGGATGGCCGTCCGCGGGGACGGGGCGGTTTTCGCCGTGACGCACTTCGGCTACGTGGATTTTGCGGTGGTCGAACTCCTCCTGTGGCGCCGCGCACGGGCCCAGCTGCGGTTCCTGGTCCATCAGGGAGCGGCGGACCATTGGCTGGCAGGCCCTGCCATCAGCGCCAGCGGCCACGTGGTGGTGGGATATACGGGCCGCGCAGACGCTTACGCCGCTGCGGTGGCCAGGCTGCGGGAAGGCGAATACCTGGCTGTGTTCCCCGAGGCGGGGGTCAGCAGGAGCTTCACGGTCCGCGAATGCCGCACGGGGGCTGTCCGGATGGCGGCGGAGGCGGGCGTTCCGGTCATTCCGGTATCCATCTGGGGCGCCCACCGCATCTTGACCCGGGGGCACGGCTTTTCCTTCCGCCGCAGCTGGCGGGCGCCGGTCCGGGTCCATGTGGACGCGCCGGTGGTATTTCCGGCCGGCGTTGACGTTGAGGCGGCAACGGAAGCTTTGCGCGGCACGCTGCAGGCGGGAATCGACCGCTGCATCGCCGACTTTCCGCTTCGGCCGGAACCTGGGGCATGGTGGATGCCGGCACGGCTGGGCGGCGGTGCACCAACAGACGCCGAGCGGCAACTGCTGGACGCTGCCGACGCAGCCGCGGGCCGCCGTCGTGCTCCCCGCACCAAGTAG
- a CDS encoding alpha/beta hydrolase, which produces MDNRGAQGAGSRGTGTNGAGTGTNGTPDSGAVRAGQAPLLPAHRPVLSVLEASGSTKGVVLVLHGGKAHSREPVEARHLSPARMIPFARHLHRAGRKHGLAVWSLRNSVRGWNGPDMSPLQDARWALQQIAERHPDVPVFLLGHSMGGLTAVCAADHPQVEAVVALAPWLGPETPADRVTDRKVLIIHGTTDHMTSPSQSLAFARRASADAASMQYVSLKGVGHFMLRKVRVWQTLATGFVIKSFAESTGAGVQPSRAFTELLPESSVHVTL; this is translated from the coding sequence ATGGACAACCGTGGTGCACAGGGGGCCGGCAGCAGGGGAACCGGTACTAATGGGGCCGGGACCGGTACTAACGGGACACCGGACAGCGGCGCGGTGCGTGCCGGGCAGGCGCCCCTTCTTCCCGCCCACCGGCCGGTGCTGAGCGTCCTGGAAGCATCCGGCAGCACCAAAGGCGTGGTCCTGGTCCTGCACGGCGGCAAGGCCCACAGCCGGGAACCGGTGGAGGCACGGCACCTGAGCCCGGCCAGGATGATCCCTTTTGCCAGGCACCTGCACCGTGCAGGCCGGAAACACGGACTGGCTGTCTGGTCTCTCCGCAACAGCGTCCGCGGCTGGAACGGCCCGGACATGTCCCCGCTGCAGGACGCCCGGTGGGCCCTGCAGCAGATCGCGGAACGCCACCCCGACGTTCCCGTTTTCCTGCTGGGCCACTCCATGGGCGGGCTGACCGCCGTGTGCGCGGCAGACCACCCGCAGGTGGAGGCCGTGGTGGCGCTGGCGCCCTGGCTGGGCCCGGAAACCCCGGCGGACAGGGTCACCGACAGGAAAGTCCTCATCATCCACGGCACCACCGACCACATGACCAGCCCCTCGCAGTCGCTCGCCTTCGCCCGCCGGGCTTCCGCGGACGCCGCGAGTATGCAGTACGTGTCACTCAAGGGCGTGGGGCACTTCATGCTGCGGAAGGTCCGCGTGTGGCAGACGTTGGCCACCGGGTTCGTCATTAAGTCCTTCGCCGAGAGCACGGGCGCCGGCGTCCAGCCGTCCCGCGCCTTCACGGAACTGCTTCCCGAGTCCTCCGTCCACGTCACCCTGTAG
- a CDS encoding YibE/F family protein, protein MAARSKANRILAAVLIPLALLTLAGMAALWPSGSKEGVSLANPYSTAPGVTFDTGTIQNVVTGSCMDTSQQGTGQQGINQQGTGQQGPQQAPGKGSDCTFAFTEPDKGGSPVKVVINPDVASSHGVKSGDQIRYLNLSNAQGATGSQGSPAYIFVDFVRTMPIVLLAVLYAVVVIAVARWRGLRALIGLVGAYFVLANFLLPGLVEGKPPLLLALVGSTVIMIGVLYFAHGFSARTSTALLGTIFGLAITALLAAWATDAANLAGVGSHDAATLVNTSSNISISGVILCGLIISGLGVLNDVTITQSSAVWELYELAPASSARKLFTSAMRIGRDHIASTVYTIAFAYAGAALPILIIVMLYDRPLMDTLTSAELSEEVIRTLVGSIGLVLAIPVTTLIAVLVVKATGINAAGPSAAGPKAAGAGASGPSAAGAGVADDGGHSHADDVADTGALAAAALEERSRRTAVEPGVLPTEEAATRRGRRADRG, encoded by the coding sequence ATGGCTGCCCGCAGCAAAGCGAACCGGATCCTGGCTGCGGTGCTCATTCCGTTGGCGCTGCTGACCCTGGCCGGGATGGCCGCGCTGTGGCCGTCCGGCAGCAAGGAGGGGGTCTCGCTCGCCAACCCGTACTCCACCGCCCCCGGGGTCACCTTCGATACCGGCACCATCCAGAACGTGGTCACCGGGAGCTGCATGGACACCAGCCAGCAGGGAACCGGGCAACAGGGGATAAACCAGCAGGGAACAGGCCAACAGGGCCCGCAGCAGGCGCCCGGCAAGGGCTCGGACTGCACCTTCGCCTTCACCGAGCCGGACAAGGGCGGCAGCCCGGTGAAGGTGGTCATCAACCCTGACGTGGCCTCATCCCATGGGGTGAAGTCCGGCGACCAGATCCGGTACCTGAACCTGTCAAACGCCCAGGGTGCCACGGGGTCGCAGGGGTCGCCGGCCTACATCTTCGTGGACTTCGTCCGGACCATGCCCATTGTCCTGCTCGCCGTCCTCTACGCCGTGGTGGTCATCGCCGTCGCCAGGTGGCGGGGGCTCCGGGCCCTGATCGGGCTGGTCGGCGCATATTTCGTGCTGGCAAACTTCCTGCTCCCGGGCCTGGTGGAAGGAAAACCGCCGCTGCTGCTGGCCTTGGTGGGATCCACCGTGATCATGATCGGGGTGCTGTACTTCGCCCACGGATTCTCCGCGCGCACCTCCACGGCACTCCTGGGCACCATCTTCGGGCTGGCCATCACGGCGCTGCTGGCCGCCTGGGCCACGGACGCCGCCAACCTGGCCGGCGTGGGCAGCCACGACGCCGCCACCCTGGTGAATACGTCCTCCAACATCTCCATCTCCGGCGTGATTCTCTGCGGACTCATCATCTCCGGCCTGGGCGTCCTCAACGACGTCACCATCACCCAGTCCTCGGCCGTGTGGGAGCTCTACGAACTGGCACCCGCCAGCAGCGCCCGGAAGCTGTTCACCTCCGCCATGCGGATCGGCCGCGACCACATCGCCTCCACGGTGTATACCATCGCCTTCGCCTACGCGGGCGCCGCACTGCCCATCCTGATCATCGTCATGCTTTACGACCGGCCCCTGATGGACACCCTCACCAGCGCCGAACTGTCCGAGGAAGTCATCCGGACGCTCGTGGGTTCCATCGGGCTGGTCCTGGCCATCCCGGTCACCACCCTCATCGCCGTGCTCGTGGTCAAGGCGACCGGCATCAACGCAGCAGGACCCAGTGCAGCTGGACCCAAAGCAGCAGGGGCCGGCGCGTCGGGTCCCAGTGCAGCAGGGGCCGGCGTGGCCGACGACGGCGGGCACAGCCACGCGGACGACGTCGCGGACACCGGGGCGCTCGCCGCAGCCGCCCTTGAGGAACGCAGCCGGCGCACCGCCGTCGAACCCGGTGTCCTGCCCACGGAAGAGGCCGCCACCCGCCGGGGCCGGCGGGCGGACCGCGGCTGA